The DNA window ACATTTGAGTGGCCCTTCAACTCCCTTTCCCCCAAGCGGCGGTGCCATGActgattttttcaggaatgcCAGATTCTACAGTAAGTGAACACCTGTGTCTGGGTAAAGTCATCGGTAGACTGAGCTCCATTTACTGCTTCTACACGTATGAAAAGAAAGCCGAAGGTAGAAACTCCGTACCATTTTCAACTATAAAATTTCACGAAAGTACGAAAATACGGCTAAATCTACACAATTTTCGAAAGAGTTGATaagcgtttatttttttcctgaaaatttgtcACAAAGCTAGACATGAGTACATCAGCGGTGACGAAATTCGCCTTGGTTGGTATATCTATCCATTGATATTAGAAGAAAGCTTCAACCTGGATCCAGAGAAGAATTTCATGTTCCTTCGCCTCCAGCAAGAACTTTCCTTCTCCATATAAAAACACGTGTGTGGAATAGAGAGGTTTGCCATAAATTTGGACACGTCCTCTTCTTAACAAGTGTTTCTGACAATAACTATGAAGAAAGCTCAGAAGGTCATGGATGCCTTCCTATGTCTAAATTgcaaatggaaagaaaatgtgatGGTGCACGTACCGTAGCTGATCCTTATGTAATTGAATGAAGTCACAAAGATTGATTGACTTGTGAAGTTCCACATCAACTGGCTCGTATGGTGCGTTCACCAAGAAGCTCTTGCCACCAGGTTTTCCTTAAGGACAGcgtatcaagaaattgacgtagtacagTGGTAATCTCAGGAAGCCCTTGAAATCGAGTTGACATTACGGAATCTATCGTGGCTCGCTCAATTTACCCTCACTGTCTTATAAATTcgtgggaacggcgtttgtttCACTGAGGTACGTTGGAACATGTCAGCATGTCTTTTTGCTCCTCTCggcagtctattcattggttttacttgaataggctggtgagaatgATCTATTATTCGATCGattattgatcttcgaccgctcgctcatgtATGCGACGCGTGCAGGACGTGCGTTCCAACTTACCTAGAAAGGAACGCTGTCTTCCGAAGGAAGGTTGAGCGGGATCACACTTTTCTACGTAATCTACAAATTGAACTCTACGGGTTTCCTGGGttttccgtactacgtcaatttcgtgatacgccgtCTTCAAAGAACAGTATCACAAAGTCACTCGTTTCGCGAGTATGGAATCTCACTAATCATGAGCACGTTGATTATTTCAAATGCCTCAATGAGTTTAAACATTGAAGGTATCCCAGTCAGATGGTCACCCGATACCCTCAGAGACATAGACCGAGAAGCTCTTAATTGTCGTGAGAGTCGCGCCCCTCGGAAGTTCGCCAGtattaataatgaaaatatggTCACCCTTGGAAATCTAAATcgaaaaatcactgaaaagGGGTAGATAATGTTGGACATGACGATTTTTAGTCGGATCTTTTCAAGAACAACGGTTCCTTTCCTGATAATCTGGTATGCTTTCGAATAGGTAAAGAACGTGAAAGGGTCAGGTGTTAGACTATCAGAAGAATCTAGTGATATTCGTCGACACCTCGAAGGGAGATCAGTTCCTTGAAAATAACGGCAAGAACATCTAAAAGAGGAGATGTGCAAAGGTCGTATGTGGTCATTATTTGTTGAAAGAACAGTGATATCTATAATGTCTCTACTACCTTGATACCCGTTGTTGTTCGAAGTGTTCGAGCGGGcagtaatttttctatttgttccgatcgcgtgccagagtcgtcCAGTGGTTCCCCCTTTCCCGTAGGACCGACCCAAAGACAACTAAAATCTTCTTTGAAGGGCTTCGTTAAGAAGCCTGACGGCAATGTTCCTGTGCTTGATGTGGCGGGAACTCAGTCGCGCACTGCTCTGTTCCAACGATTGTCATTGAATGGCATTGAtttccggcccaccttattacTTTCCCTGGCAaatgcggcggcgtctctaatcttcgatcgctgacgtaggagagaacttcaaaTCCCATCTCTCACTTGTGTGCAGCGGAATACCCATCACAGCATTTTCTTATTGCTTGCGAAGTGTCCaagtttctgaagcgtaggtcaaagcaggtagaaacaggaagaacggtgATGTTGAATAGGTaagcacggagccggatgttctcAGTTCTCACCACTACACTACCTTGATGTTCTTATATGATCCCAAGCAGCTCGTTTCCTTCTACCCAGCTTGGAGGTGtggtcgttcttcatgttaaTTTCCTGAgctagatatacatagctggagcattcggagctgttcgttccgttgagcgtgaatgggtcatccgagacccatccgttccgcatgaacatcgtcttttgcagattcagctggaGACCTATCTTTCCACACGTTTCCACATACAAATCGACCAGCATTCGATCTGCCCCATTGATGCTTGACGTTATCAGAACAATGTTatcagcaaagcgcagatggtgtagctgccCACCATCGACCTTCGCTCCCATGTCGTCACATTGCAGCATTCGCATTGCATTGTCAAGAGTGCCCGTCTTTATTTTAACTGAACTTGTTTCACCATGTCGGACCCCTGTCttcgtcaatgatgatattatTGTAATGGTGAAATGGTGAAAttctggtcgtgaagttactgtaaaaTTCTCAGAGTGCCTTCGTGTACAGAGCggaacgccttggttgtc is part of the Necator americanus strain Aroian chromosome V, whole genome shotgun sequence genome and encodes:
- a CDS encoding hypothetical protein (NECATOR_CHRV.G18983.T1) translates to MRMLQCDDMGAKVDGGQLHHLRFADNIVLITSSINGADRMLVDLYVETCGKIGLQLNLQKTMFMRNGWVSDDPFTLNGTNSSECSSYVYLAQEINMKNDHTSKLGRRKRAAWDHIRTSR
- a CDS encoding hypothetical protein (NECATOR_CHRV.G18982.T1); this encodes MSLRVSGDHLTGIPSMFKLIEAFEIINVLMIRKPGGKSFLVNAPYEPVDVELHKSINLCDFIQLHKDQLRRGRVQIYGKPLYSTHVFLYGEGKFLLEAKEHEILLWIQNDSHAVLGIKTEERQLGVQSMTLCASNSNYLLDVKKGYAITLQMLPK
- a CDS encoding hypothetical protein (NECATOR_CHRV.G18983.T2), which codes for MDKVIYDFYSDLFDGHVHSPPHHLGKVQRFSRPNRTCCHVGKRSYGTRSRQNNMRISEEPFTSTLQHSDEALHTLLSKLIEVSQKYNIPLYLTFIDLNKNFDSVELNRGAVMEVLDNQGVPLCTRRHSENFTVTSRPEFHHFTITIISSLTKTGVRHGETSSVKIKTGTLDNAMRMLQCDDMGAKVDGGQLHHLRFADNIVLITSSINGADRMLVDLYVETCGKIGLQLNLQKTMFMRNGWVSDDPFTLNGTNSSECSSYVYLAQEINMKNDHTSKLGRRKRAAWDHIRTSR